DNA from Lagenorhynchus albirostris chromosome 3, mLagAlb1.1, whole genome shotgun sequence:
GGGAACCAGGGGTATATTATTATCACTGGCATCAAGTTCTTGGTACCAGGAGAATTATTATAGCATTGAAATTATAGTGATACCAAATGGAATGTAGGAGGTAAAAGTAACTTGATAGGCAAATTTGAAAGTGGAAGTCCACAAGTTAAGGAAATTGATCAGATTAGTTTAAGATCTATATACATACAATTTTAAGTCAGCAATAAGGGAATTAAGGGTTTAGTCACATAGGTTTGAGGGGGTACTCTGCAATACCATCAGGTTTTAAATCCCAACGTGCATGTGGACACTATCAGAGAACATTCATAATCCAACCTCAAGTATCTCAGTCAGAACTCAGTGTTTTAGATTTGGGATTTCCAACTTTCGGAAACATGGTGCATTTCAAAATAAGCTGGAGTCAGTCAAGCAGGGTAAGTTTGTTGGTCACGGCCTCTTTGGGACTTTGTAAACGTCTCATGCATTAACCCTAGGCTGAGAGTTTCTTCTGCATTGCAAGTGACCATTGTCTTCACTCCATTTCAGCTTCTCACACCACactctgaatctttttttttcacctgAATTGCTCCACCTGAGAAATCTTTACTATATGCTACAAGTACTTTACATTAAATTTTGGATTCCTATAAAATTTATATTGGTGTGCAGTGAGGGGGTACAGAAGCATTTTTATCTGTTTCCAAGTGGTTAGCCAGTTGCCTACCTCATGTACTAAATTTTCTTTCTGCATGGATTTGAAATTCTCTTTTATCAGCTATTAGATTCCTTCACCTACTTAGatgtatttctggactctgttccattgatctatttctgAACTATCACTAAGATGTTCCAATTAATAGAAGCTTCTgattatttgttaatatttttagagCATGTTAcccttctttttcagaattttcctgaATATTCTTTGGCTTTTGAAATGCTCTGTTTATAAAGTCTACTTGAGTTGACCTGTGTTGAAATTTAGATCTGTCCTAACAAGAACAGCAAACATTAGGATTCTAGTAATTTCAGAATTCTGTATTGGGTCTTTAACAGAGTCCAAAACACCACCAGTGGGTTTATAtaactatatttcattttaaaaaaaccaaccaactTTCTACTTTAATAAAGAAAGGATATATATTCTGAGTGTGAGGCTGGGTGAGTCTGGGTATAAGCAAGCTCAAAGCCTTTCCAGATTTAAAGTTACTCTTTGCTCTTTCTAGCAATTAACTGATTAATGAAAAATTACTGCTAATTAACTCACCTGATGTATATTGAGGATTTAAAGAGCATTTTGTTTTGAAGAGTAAAGTGGAGCGAATTATCTATGTAACACCTAcatataaaattgagaaaatatagacttttttctttctgcagtcTTTTGAGTgttacaattaaagaaaaaagcaggGGCCCAAATGAAGCCAAGAACCATTTAAGCCATCAATTTCAACAAGTTCTCACTTTGTACCAATCTTTGTATCAAGATTACTAATCTCACAAAATTACCTAATGCGCATCATTGAACATACTTGGAGGTGCTCATGTCTAAACACAAGTGGCATATGCTCAATTTGAAATACAGTATCCCCTCCTTATTCATTTCCACTTATGTACAAATTGGCTAGCTTATATTTTCACACAAGTGTCCTTGCCAAGATCTCACTTACAAGATGGACTCACTTGAACTCTCAACCATGCCACTCGTCCCTGGTACATGGACTCCGGATTCAGCCAGGTTTCCAGACTGTTGGATTTCTTGGCACCAGAGAAACCAGGCCAACTTCCTAGGGTCTTAGCTGGATACGGAAAATTAAAGTGTTTAGGGAGGGCAAAGTAATGAAATACATATCTGAATAATACAAGTTACCtttcttatattatttatataaatctatatataaaatccatGCAGATACTAAAAAAGGTGATATCCAGGAGACTTTCTTACTCTATCATAATTTCTGCTGTAGATAGTAGAGATGTGGAGATTAATTTGGGGGGGGGTAAAGTAGaagagaatagctttattgctttgctagGCAAAGGaggccacagtgggctaatgccctcaaaactgtgtatcctggaaattaatttttttatggcaAATTTCAATCATTTACAAAAACTAGTGACTAGTAATATAAACACCTACAGACTCATCACCTAGCTTTAACAATGATCAATTCATAGCCAGCCTTTCGGCCACTCTTTCATCCACCCGGTCTGCTCCTTTCCTCCCCACTTCAAGCCTGCAGCTGCCTTGGATtactttaaagcaaatcccaggcattatatcatttcatccataaatatttcagtatgtactCAAAAATAagggctcgggcttccctggtggcacagtggttgagagtccgcctgccgatgcaggggacacgggttcatgccccggtccaagaagatcccacatgccgcagagcggctgggcccatgagccatggccgctgagcctgcgcgtccggagcctgtgctcggcaacgggagaggccacaacagtgagaggcccgcgtaccacaaaaataaaaaaataaaaaataagggctCTTTAACAACATCACAATATCATTATCATACCTAACACAATAAAATGTAACTCTTTAATATCATCAATTATTAAACCAGTGTTCAAATAGTtttgattggaaaaaaaatttttgcttatTCCAGTTGGAATCCAGCTGCAGTCCATACACTGCAGTTGGTTAATAACgctcttaaatttcttttaatctatatccaaaatggatttttaaatttttgatagaaagCAGAAATATCTTGAGTCATTTACACAGATAGTagtcttactcagccataagaactGGAATGTTCCCAGGGGCTTAATCCCTCTTAATTTATAAAggaactgaggggcttccctggtggcacagtggttgagaatccacctgccaaggcaggggacacgggttcgagtcctggtccgagaagatcccacatgctgtggagcaactaagcccgtgtggccacaactactgagcctgtgctctagagcccgtgagccacaactgctgagcccgcgtgctacaactactgaagcctacgcacctagagcccgtgcttctcaacaagagaagccactgcaatgagaagcccgcataccgtaacaaagagtagccgccgttcacggcaactagagaaagcccgtgcgcagcaacgaagacccaacacagccaaaaataaataaataaaacaaataaaaattaaaaaaaaataaactgagggGCCCTAGATGTAATATAATATGGCATCTTCTGCATTTGATTTAGTATCTTGAGgtcttttcgtttgtttgttttttggtaggAAGCAAAAATCACTCTGCTTATGCTCAGCTATGCATTGTAACTGGAAACCTCAGTTCTGGTGTAGTCGAATGAATGTTAGTATAAATTGGCCTCGTTTCTTGAGTGTTTGTACATTTGTTTGCAGTAAGTGTTTAGTGGTTTAACTAACTAAACCATGTATCATCCCACTAAGGTATAATGAATGAGATGTATAATCCTATTAAGGTGTAATGGGCATCCGTTTATGTTCTCTCAGCTAGTTGGTGCCTGAGAATAGTAGGAGATGGTGGTCTTGAGGAAGAAAGCACAGTTAGATATGTGAAAGTTAATGTGTGTTTCAAGCATTGAAATAACAGAGACTTCTTTTAAGCCTGGCATATTTTCTAATTACCTAACTTTGATATTTTATAAACTTATATTAAAGGGACAGCCTACATTATGTTCTTTAATGTTACTACTCATACTTTTAATGTTTACTGAGGAATATATCATTTCACTTAGGAAAATGACTACATTAATTCCTACTTTGAAGATGGAGATGATTTTGGTGCAGACAGtgatgacaacatggatgaagcaaCCTATTAGCTAtgaaatttctcaaaaaatatttttacgaTACAGCTTCTGAACATTTGAACagacttgttttctattttatttctgataaggaatgagtattttatttttgttcctgttttgttGGAAAGATACTTGTTACCAAAATATTCAGAACCACTTTGAGTTTACATACTAGTTACCTTACCAATTAGTCTCTGACATTCCTTCTCAACACCTCTGTCATCTCTCTGATGTAttcaagtggatttttttttttttggtattatttgGATTAGAATGTACCTAAAGAGTTTTTGCATCTTTTAATCTATGTATTcatacttaaataattttttcttgtttaactgCTGATCTTTTCTAAAACTACTAGTCATCATAACGGATTTCAATAATCTGAAAGTTGGTTTAATACTGCACATGGagcactttaaatacaaagaaacttgaaaatttattttttacttttacatgTTATGTTCTGTGCTACTATATTATGACTACATAAACCTACCTGAGCTCTTACAAGTGCACAttttatgagattaaaaatttcATGATTGGAAACACATGCACAGGGAAAAATGCCAATCTGAGCTAAGTAAATTTCACAGCTTACATCTCAACCAATACAAAGGCCTGGGATGCATATTAAAAATACCTGAATTGGAGGCTAACTTCATACCATACAATATATGAATGAATCATCCCACTGTAACAAGTTTGATATCTCTGAGTCATTGGCTTATGAAAAATTAGACTGAGATTTAATTTTgtactttataaaaatgttgaCTAAATTCTAGTCATATAAATCTCATTGcagtatgcatgtatgtgtaatCTGTGAGGTGTAGTGGCCTCTGTTACGTTTCACAGGACTGAGCTCTCCAATTGATTTATATAACAATGCAGAATGAAACTCAGGTCACTTTGAAATTTAGATTAATCTTTtttgattcatttaaaaactaGCTCCCCTGCCTTTTTgtattggggtgggggagaggataTCTATAAACTTCAGCCTCCAATGACTCACATATGCCAAAGATTTTCAAggaaattcatatatttttaaaatgatttatgaaCATTACCcaccaaaagaaataaatttttcccTCTTGGGAAGATACCACCCATTACCCTCTAACCTGAGAATCAAGAGCCCTAGATTCTATTTCTACCTTTACTATTAAACTCAACCTTGAAATTGAGCTTAAGttttctgtgccttagtttcttcacttGTGAacaattttctataaaaattgtttaaactcTAACCAAAGTTTACCATATGTATTCATTCTCTCACCTTGTAGAAATGATCattcttaatttaaatttagttctcaccctttaaaaaattgtagatGGTAAAGTGATTGAAAACAGTTTTGAGAAACAAACATGTTTTcctcataaaatatattataatctGATTTTCCCATCTTATTTTCTGGTGGgaaaaattggagaaaatgtGTATTGTCTTGTGCCATTTTGTAACATGGCTTTCTCAGGAAAAAGACCACTTTCAATTGTAATATTTCTCAGATAATTCAGTATGTGTGTGAGGGCCATTATTAGTTCAGTATTGTGCTGATCCTATGTGATTTCTTATTTAAAGGAGCTTatcaataattttaaagattCTAAATGGAAAACATGAATAAAACACTCTAAAGTATTAGCAATCTACTAATTAGTAGATTAGTAATTGCTAGTATTAGCAATTCTACTTCTTAGAGTAGAATCCTCAGTTTTCAGTTGTAATGGGCAAGTAGTCATTTAGGATTGATAATTAACGGAAGTTTCTTAATCTCTCACCTCTTTAGTATTATAGCCAAATACCATTTAATTTATAGAAAGCTTATCTTTATGGTTCTGTTTACTTGCTTTATTACACATCTGAAGATAACACTTAAATTGGGCAAATACACCAAAGATACAGGAATCTTTCCCTGGCTTTCAATTTGTTGTCACCATTTTAGTCCTGCAGATGGTAAAGCATCTCCTATGGGCAAGGAtttcctgggaaggccccagCCACCTCTGTTAAGTGCATCGTCTTCCTCCTTTGGAAGATCTTATGTTTAAAGTAGACTAATAGTGAGAACAGGCAGAAAGTATTTGCAGGTTGCTTTACCAGCATGAATCTTGTTTTTCTGGCTTAAAATCTCAGAGAATGCTAAATTATTCTATAAGAAGGCAAGCTTTAATACAGAGATTAACCTCCTACTTGTTGGtaaagtatctttaaaatttctatataaGATGCAAGGCTGTTTTGTTGCGCTaatgcttatttttctgtattgtttacACATTAAATTCTTACAATAGTAtccttttgttttatattgttttctttgaccCTGCTGAAATATATTCGATAGAGAAAACTAATTTGTTAATACTTATTTTACCTAGTAAAATAACTGTGTATTTATTGAGCAGGGATGCCAGTATCAAATGTTCTTGAACAAACCACCATCAACAACAAAACTCTAGGTGATTAAAGTTGTGATAACAAACTAAGAGATTTGGATATTTAGAGAATGCTAAGAAACTCAGATGACCTTGTTAACCTTTCCTTCCCCACTACCTTCAGTTGTACAGTATCAGTGGCTTTCCTTAATTTGGTTAAATGCTCTTAAGTTAGTAAAAACTTCTTATAAGAAAAACTGTAAATACAATTTTATGATcaagatagttttaaaaatggagaaaacaaggaTTACACCACAAATTctccattaaataaataaaaactccaaATAACTGTCTCAATTCTTTTTGCtactggtattttaaaaaattaatattttgaaatggaaaGGTTGTTTCCGTGataataaaatttacatataaatagaGCATATTGTCACACAACCAATCTGTAACTTGCCAAGAAGGTGTGGACCAGGTCTCATGAGGCCTTCTTCCATGAGATCAGAGATCCCCCCACAAATAACATTCAtctgatatttttttcatttcctttcacttATGTACTATAAATAATCCAGTGTATTTTTTCAGTATAACAAGGGGGAATCTGAATTGGTAAATCTTTGGCAATTCAGTCTATCTTACATAGTATCTCTAATAGttagaggaggagaaaaggtTTGCTTTATTCAATTAAATTAACCAGATTCCATTTTTGattgaataataaaatagaaactttattacattttgcagatcttttaaaatatgaaaaatgaggGGCAAGAAGTTTTAAAAACCAGTTTTACAGATGTACATGCTAACATAACATTCTACAATTCCATGCTGCATCTGTATAAAATACATTATACAAAAGACTTATATAATTTGCatacataaaaagaattaaataaagcaTCAGATTTCTATGATCTAACAGTGCAATATGCACATACTTGGAAGAAAATACTGATTTCCTGAGCAACTTTGTAATTCAAAATAAGAATGATTCCCATCATAATGTACCATTTAAATACAGACTCCTAAAAACTACACCTTCACTCTGTAACACTTTGACTGGATCTTTGTTTCATGATATTTCTAAAACTCTAACTGTATCCTTCATATTCCCAAGTAGGTAATTTTTGTAGTACTTTAAAAAGAACTAATGACTAAATAATGGTTCATTTAAAGAACTCTTCAGGCCACTGAACAAGTAAGTAGAGTCCAGAAAAAGataagctttaaaaaacaaaaagtctttgGAGAAATTAATTTAACATTACTGTCTTCTAATTCTTGACGTGGCCACCAGACTCTATAACTGATCTTAATATATCTTTTGGGGACATGAATCCTATAATTTTCTAGAAATACGAtggcaaaaaatatttaatttaaatggcATCCATTAGTTTGAAACAATCTTAACCATTTGTACCCAGACTTTAAGAAtctgccctttttaaaaataggtttttctTCACTTGCAACTCCAACTTTTTAAGTGAACCAAATGCAGTGATTCACAGTTCCGTTACTTTTACatctgcatgtatgtgtgtgtgtgtgtgtatatatatcttctaATGTAAAGCCTCAAAGTAAATTCAAATAAGGGTTTCAACCACAAAATCAAATAACTTTTCGTTTTATTAAGTTTTACAAAGTAATCTGCATTTGTTACAAATTTTGATGTattagtactttttaaaagctaaaattattctaaatctattaaatgcttaagaaatttttcttttacaaatgacATTTAAGGATTagaatctagaattctatatatataacagaattctatatatgttatacatatatatagaattatatataattcaaattatattcaattaagtaaaaaaatatattgggttggccaaaaagttccctctgttttttctgtaaaatgttatggaaaaatccaaacaaattttttggccagcccaatgtAATTCAAATATATGGACAAAGAAAACTGCCTGTGTCATAAGGATATGTTATACTGCCTTCAAGGAATAGGAcactctgcaagacagaaaagGTTTCTAATCAAGTACATGGTATacctcattactttttaaaaagttacttattttataaatcagaCTTCTCTATCACAATTTCAAAGTACCGCTAGCAAAAAGGAATCCCTGACTCCGTAATTTCATCAATTTGATGTAAACAAAGTTCTTCAAAGGACATCTAGCCCATTCTAccctaaaataatctttattttctttcttgaaacttGATTTTCAGCAGGCttaataaatacaatgtaaactGACCAAGTTAACACTGAGCATAAACTAGAAAGATCATACTTTTCTCAAGATGCCCAAAgcacattaaaacaattttttaaatcttaaactaATAGAGTTAACTCAAAAAATCAATTTGCTACAAATCTCCATATTAACACTTTTTGGTAATTGTCTAAGGCCCTCTAATATATGCAAGGGCTTTAATGTTTGACATCTTTGTCCTGTCTTTCTATGATACACTGCTCCTAAAACGACATTAAACCTCATTAAGCGTATATATTTATTCACCCCCCCTTTGTATCAAGACTGAagtttgaaatataaaatgactGGTCAAAAAGCTGAAACATTAAAAGTTAGGAAATAATGCCCAGAAAATTAGGTGGTATAATATATCTTAAGGTACATACTTTATTATACACAAACAGGCAAGCCAGACTCCACCAAATGAATCATtttgatagcattttaaaaacacatacttttaaaaactaaatgatgGAATCAGTATGCAAATGGTTATTTAGCCAGACTCTGATCCACACAGATCTTAAAAGTGGCACTCTTTTGACCAATCCATATACACCTTTGGCCTCTCTTCTCCAATTTGATGCTCTAGTTCAGGGAAAAAAGACCTAAGCTgaacattttctctttgaaaaacaGAGGTTAAGGgatcaatatacaaaacaatttgtctgtttttgctaaTGCAAAAGGTCTCTTTACCCTTGCTTTTCTGCAACAGACCTCAGAGACAGACAACAAAAATGTTACTATCCCATTAACTTGTGCCTGACAGTGAAGGTGGAGACAAATTTATACAGCCTATGTTATGAATCCTATCGGACCATCTGAAATAATGcttaattttaattctaaaaattatacTAGTTTACATAAAGTATTATAAGGCATTAAATGTAATTAAGGCATGTTATTACATGTAACACAGCAACAACTTATCACAGTATATAAGGAAATATTTCCTAATTAATACTAATCTGTACATGTATAACACTTTTCATCAAAGAACAACAAAAGTGCTTTCAAACATCAGAGGCAAATATAATCACTTAAAACACAGAAGCAGAGGCAGCATTCTTTCAGAGACAAAGATAACTTTTAGGTCCTGACATAATCCAGTGTTCTAGTGACCAAATGGCAACTTCCCAACAGTTAACACATTAATTTGGgggcttaaaaataataatatatctcAGCTTCTATTACAGACATTATacatttctttcccctttctgttCTACTTATGTTTTCATAGCGTATGTACTAATGTGGGGTTTTTCTTaagtttcaaaatgaaattttaagtcctatcaaataattttagaatcaaACTTTTCTGCAACTAAATATTTTGATGGTTAGTAATAAATTTTCTTCAGTTGCAGACATCTgatgctatcattattctgcataATGAATTTACTATTAATAATCTCAAACCAAAAAcaattgcttaaaaaataaaatttgaacataACCAGtcttgaataagaaaaaaatgcattttccagGAACTTCTGAGACacatatttaaattcatttctgcTTTAAGCATTGATAAAAGAGATATACAGATGTACTGCTTTCAGAATCAACAACTAGCAACTGTAGGGATTTTATACTCAATCCATTTGTAAATGgctccaaaaaacaaacaaaaaaaaaggtgaaaaacaaaGCATCTTCAATCTCCCTAAATTCTGCCTTTGAAGTGGTTATTTAATATAACTGATTCACCCACCAAATTCCAGATACACATGTGATCGCTAACACTGTAACTGAACTAACTGCTATGTTTTGTGTCGAGCAGCAGGTAACTGAGAATATTGACTATAAAGCTTATGGTCATCTTGTGGGACAAAGGGTATTCCTTTAGTTGGAGCCATTTCATTTTCCAGTTCTCTCTGCTGTGATGGGGGTGTGACTCCTGAATGCAAATGTGAAGAATCCACTGTTGAATGGTGACTAACATCCACTTTAGCTAAAATTTCATAATACAGCAAATAAAATACTGGCGTTATTATGCCTACTATCAACATTATCACTACAGCTGTCCACCACCCTATTCCCCAGTCTGCTCCATAATAAGGATCCTTACGTTGAATGTTTTTGTTATCAGGTTCAAAACGTACTTGTTGTGCTGTCAAGGCAGACACCACCTCATTAAGGTTCTCTCTTTTGGTGTCTGTACATTTTACTATTTGTTCTATGTCTCGGtctacttcttttaaaaagctaCCAGCTGACtcactggaagaaagaaaatcattagCTGACAAAACTTCCTGTTGTTCTGAAAGGTACTGGACAGATGAAGGACGTGAAGTCTGTCTTCCTTTTGGAGGATAAAGTGTTTCAGTCAATGAACTAAACTTTtttactggaattttgatagaccTAAGGGCAAAAAAGTCTTGATCACTGATGAGATTGTTAACCCTCTTGATATCTGCtacctgtaaagaaaaaaaaagcaaaattcaactaAATTCTAAATCAAAATAGAAGTAGTAATATTCATTCATCCCAGTTacttttggagggaaaaaaaattgagctTAATTATTAGAAGTAGTAAGTTATCACATCCAGAGaggattttatattatttgtggATAACAGTTCTATACCATTCTTGAT
Protein-coding regions in this window:
- the LYSMD3 gene encoding lysM and putative peptidoglycan-binding domain-containing protein 3, whose protein sequence is MAGRHQNRSFPLPGVHSSGQVHAFGNCTDNDMLEEDAEVYELRSRGKEKIRRSTSKDRLDDIIVLTKDIQEGDTLNAIALQYCCTVADIKRVNNLISDQDFFALRSIKIPVKKFSSLTETLYPPKGRQTSRPSSVQYLSEQQEVLSANDFLSSSESAGSFLKEVDRDIEQIVKCTDTKRENLNEVVSALTAQQVRFEPDNKNIQRKDPYYGADWGIGWWTAVVIMLIVGIITPVFYLLYYEILAKVDVSHHSTVDSSHLHSGVTPPSQQRELENEMAPTKGIPFVPQDDHKLYSQYSQLPAARHKT